A stretch of the Vicia villosa cultivar HV-30 ecotype Madison, WI unplaced genomic scaffold, Vvil1.0 ctg.000024F_1_1, whole genome shotgun sequence genome encodes the following:
- the LOC131622062 gene encoding psbQ-like protein 3, chloroplastic produces the protein MQSYHQIHSMELRTFTLQPNLTHLFPKFRLCDFQHSNQKDFSLKISRRNMGLIISGECIFWTENANAFDFGLVAPDQTVEEAQDVVRVHAQDLLQIGDLLKSESWKVAQKELRRSSALLKKDIYTIIQSKPGKERPELRKLYSTLFNNVTRLDYAARDKDGPEVWQRYENIVVTMNDILSRI, from the exons ATGCAATCTTATCATCAAATACACTCAATGGAGTTGAGAACATTTACCTTACAACCCAACTTGACACACTTGTTTCCAAAATTCAGACTTTGTGATTTCCAACATTCAAATCAGAAGGATTTTTCACTGAAAATCAGTAGAAGAAACATGGGGTTGATTATTAGTGGAGAGTGTATATTCTGGACAGAGAATGCAAATGCATTTGATTTTGGACTTGTGGCCCCTGATCAAACAGTTGAAGAGGCACAAGATGTAGTGAGAGTTCACGCACAAGATTTGTTACAAATTGGAGATTTGTTAAAGTCAGAGTCATGGAAAGTAGCACAGAAGGAATTGAGAAGAAGCTCAGCACTTTTGAAGAAGGATATATACACCATAATTCAAAGTAAGCCTGGAAAGGAGAGGCCAGAATTGAGGAAGCTGTACTCTACTCTCTTCAACAATGTTACAAGA CTAGATTATGCAGCAAGGGATAAAGATGGACCAGAAGTGTGGCAGCGTTATGAGAACATTGTTGTGACTATGAATGACATTCTATCCAGAATATAA
- the LOC131622118 gene encoding uncharacterized protein LOC131622118, whose product MARILWIFSDPWIAISNFKSKVISKILAERLASIMPLLISQEQRGFIYGRQILYCIELAYEGINLLDTKVWCGNLALKVDIRKAFDTHNWDFLFKVLQQFGFNDQFCSWIRSILHSVFLCININGALHGFFACSRGVRQGDLLPPLLFCLAEEVISMRILQLVLDRKLNLISDPKNIMVPSHILYVGDVLIFCKGTFQISKISPTPSKSMLQFQGSMSIVESHIFLMEQCLFPDSVFLLLSGFNIGFNPFTYLGV is encoded by the coding sequence ATGGCGCGAATTCTTTGGATCTTTTCCGACCCATGGATAGCTATTTCCAACTTTAAGTCCAAGGTGATTTCCAAGATTCTAGCCGAAAGACTTGCTTCTATTATGCCTCTCCTGATTTCTCAAGAACAAAGGGGCTTTATATATGGTAGACAAATTCTCTACTGTATCGAATTAGCTTATGAAGGAATTAATTTGTTGGATACTAAAGTTTGGTGTGGTAATTTGGCATTGAAGGTAGATATTAGGAAAGCTTTTGACACTCATAATTGGGACTTCCTATTCAAAGTTTTGCAGCAGTTTGGGTTCAACGATCAATTCTGTTCGTGGATTAGATCCATTCTTCATTCGGTGTTTTTGTGCATAAATATTAATGGTGCTTTACATGGTTTTTTTGCTTGTTCTCGTGGAGTTCGGCAAGGCGATCTGCTCCCGCCCTTATTGTTTTGTTTGGCTGAAGAAGTGATTAGCATGAGGATTCTTCAGCTGGTTTTGGATCGTAAACTCAATCTCATATCTGATCCGAAGAATATCATGGTTCCTTCGCATATTTTATATGTGGGCGATGTTCTTATTTTCTGTAAAGGAACATTTCAAATATCAAAAATCTCACCAACGCCTTCAAAGAGTATGCTGCAATTTCAGGGCAGCATGTCAATTGTGGAAAGTCATATATTTTTGATGGAGCAATGTCTGTTTCCCGACTCAGTATTCTTATTGCTTTCCGGTTTCAACATTGGTTTTAATCCCTTCACTTATCTTGGAGTTTAG